A single genomic interval of Patescibacteria group bacterium harbors:
- a CDS encoding alpha/beta hydrolase: MTNVIIIHGTCGSPKGNWFPWLKSELKKIGCRVFIPEFPTPKNQSLKNWLKIFKKYNQYLDKDTIVIGHSLGPSFLLSVLGKLNHPIKAAFFVAGFTGLIGRRDFDKLNRTFTTKSFNWTKINKNCQKFYVINSNNDPYVPLEKGKVLAKNLNTKLIIIKNAGHINKDSGYIKFDFLLNKIKKYLKK; encoded by the coding sequence ATGACTAATGTAATTATAATTCATGGTACCTGCGGAAGTCCGAAGGGAAACTGGTTTCCTTGGTTAAAATCCGAATTGAAAAAAATCGGTTGCCGGGTTTTTATTCCTGAATTTCCTACCCCCAAAAATCAATCTTTAAAAAATTGGCTGAAAATCTTTAAAAAATACAACCAATATTTAGATAAAGATACTATAGTTATCGGCCATAGCTTGGGGCCGTCTTTTTTATTGAGTGTTTTGGGAAAATTGAATCATCCGATTAAAGCCGCATTTTTTGTGGCTGGTTTCACCGGCTTGATAGGCCGTAGAGATTTTGATAAACTTAATAGAACCTTTACGACCAAATCCTTTAATTGGACTAAAATAAATAAAAATTGCCAGAAATTTTATGTTATCAATTCAAATAATGATCCCTACGTCCCGCTTGAAAAAGGCAAAGTGCTGGCAAAAAATTTAAATACCAAATTAATCATTATTAAAAACGCGGGACACATTAATAAAGATTCCGGATATATTAAATTTGATTTTCTTTTGAATAAAATTAAAAAATATCTAAAAAAATGA
- a CDS encoding polymer-forming cytoskeletal protein: protein MFEKDAKMKPEDTETIIGAGVKVEGTFVAAGDVVVKGQIIGSVETESDLILKQGGLIEADIKAQNISVAGVVKGNLEVLNKIEMASTANVAGDINCQILSMEEGATLSGRCSVGKGPSTSGHKREKAEEI from the coding sequence ATGTTTGAAAAAGACGCAAAAATGAAACCCGAAGACACCGAAACAATTATCGGCGCCGGGGTAAAAGTTGAAGGAACTTTCGTGGCCGCCGGAGACGTAGTGGTCAAAGGCCAAATCATCGGTTCAGTTGAAACCGAGAGTGATTTGATTTTAAAACAGGGTGGCTTGATTGAAGCCGACATTAAAGCCCAAAATATTTCCGTAGCCGGAGTGGTTAAGGGAAATTTGGAAGTATTGAATAAAATTGAAATGGCTTCCACGGCCAATGTCGCGGGCGATATTAATTGCCAAATCCTTTCCATGGAAGAAGGAGCGACTTTAAGCGGCCGCTGCAGCGTTGGCAAGGGCCCATCAACTTCCGGACATAAAAGAGAAAAAGCAGAAGAGATATAA
- the deoC gene encoding deoxyribose-phosphate aldolase, producing the protein MNKLDIAKLIDYTNVSPIATSSDIKKLCQEAKKYGFFSVCVTSSRAKLAKSFLKNSSIKLISVVGFPHGTTTSQIKAAEAKQAVENGADEIDMVMNIGAFKEKNYQYVLNEIKMVVKSAKPKSVKVIIETCYLTKNEIKKVCQIVKKSGAVFVKTSTGYGPSGAKEEDIKLMRKTVGPDFGVKASGGIRDLETILKMIKAGANRIGTRTLLK; encoded by the coding sequence ATGAACAAACTAGACATTGCAAAACTTATTGATTATACGAATGTAAGCCCGATTGCCACGAGTTCTGATATTAAAAAACTTTGCCAAGAAGCCAAGAAATACGGCTTCTTTTCCGTTTGCGTGACTTCTTCAAGAGCAAAATTGGCTAAAAGTTTTTTGAAAAATTCATCAATAAAATTAATCAGCGTGGTTGGATTTCCACATGGCACCACCACCAGCCAAATTAAAGCGGCCGAAGCCAAACAGGCGGTTGAAAACGGAGCTGACGAAATTGACATGGTGATGAACATTGGCGCTTTTAAAGAAAAAAATTATCAATATGTTTTAAATGAAATAAAAATGGTGGTTAAATCGGCAAAACCGAAATCGGTTAAAGTGATTATTGAAACTTGTTATTTGACTAAAAATGAAATTAAGAAAGTTTGTCAAATTGTGAAAAAATCCGGCGCAGTTTTTGTCAAAACTTCCACCGGTTACGGACCGTCAGGCGCGAAAGAAGAAGATATTAAATTGATGCGAAAAACAGTTGGTCCAGATTTCGGCGTAAAAGCTTCAGGTGGAATTAGAGATTTGGAAACAATTTTAAAAATGATTAAAGCCGGAGCAAATCGAATCGGCACCAGAACTTTATTGAAGTAG
- the leuS gene encoding leucine--tRNA ligase: MEDYNFAKIEKKWQKVWEKLKLHQAQDSSEKPKQYILAEFPYPSGDGLHVGHCRPYLAMDVLARKRRMQGQNVLYPMGWDAFGLPTENYAIKKGIHPAKITAQNIAVFKKQFESLGISFDWSKEINTTDPKYYKWTQWIFIQLFKRGMAYQSEIPINWCPKCKIGLANEEVVQGKCERCGAQTERRQMKQWMLKITEYADRLIKELETVDYLEKIKTQQINWIGRSEGTNLKFLIKDSDSEEEQSIEVFTTRVDTIYGVTALVIAPEHKMIETLKLKIKNLEEVEKYIKASQEKSDMERTDLAKEKSGVQLKGLFAVNPINKKSVPIFLGDYVIAAYGGGSVMVVPAHDQRDFDFAQKYGLEIIEVIKPDQNHKAAEKGANNELLEAFESEGILINSEEFSNLASAEARKKITERLTLEKSGGLKINYKLRDWVFSRQHYWGEPIPLVFCQKCADKIKSKKQEADCKEFNQGELLNPGWTAIEEKNLPVELPYLKKYQPSGTGESPLSKCENWIKVKCPRCGAWARRETDTMPNWAGSNWYFIRYLDSKNDKTLASPEKMKYWLPVDIYNGGMEHTTLHLLYSRYWYKFLYDIGLAESNEPYFKRRSHGMILAEDGRKMSKSFSNVVNPNEIVKKYGADTLRLYEMFMGPYDQPIAWNTQTIEGVWRFINRVWNLASQTNLKSDVKNDDLECLMHQTIKKVSENIENFKFNTTVAFLMEYLNVLEKSPNISGIKTLLLLLSPITPHLCDELWSKINGGKKSIFQEKWPEFDSRLVKEKDFILVVQINGKMRDSIKTHIGITEEEASRIALNSQKIQKFLNGQKIKKTIFIAGRLINLVV; this comes from the coding sequence ATGGAAGATTATAATTTTGCCAAAATAGAAAAAAAGTGGCAAAAAGTTTGGGAAAAATTGAAGCTTCATCAGGCTCAGGATTCTTCCGAAAAGCCCAAACAATATATTTTGGCGGAATTTCCTTATCCTTCCGGTGACGGTCTCCATGTGGGGCACTGCCGCCCTTATTTAGCCATGGACGTCTTGGCCAGAAAAAGACGAATGCAAGGGCAAAACGTTCTTTACCCTATGGGTTGGGACGCTTTTGGTTTGCCGACGGAAAATTATGCCATCAAAAAAGGAATTCATCCGGCCAAAATCACAGCTCAAAATATCGCTGTTTTTAAAAAACAATTTGAATCTTTGGGAATTTCTTTTGATTGGTCTAAAGAAATTAATACCACTGATCCGAAATATTATAAATGGACGCAATGGATTTTTATCCAATTGTTTAAGAGAGGAATGGCTTATCAATCTGAAATTCCGATTAACTGGTGTCCAAAATGCAAGATCGGTTTGGCAAATGAAGAAGTGGTTCAGGGAAAATGCGAACGCTGCGGCGCTCAAACTGAGAGGCGGCAAATGAAACAATGGATGCTTAAAATTACCGAATATGCAGATCGTTTGATTAAAGAATTGGAAACAGTTGATTATCTGGAAAAAATTAAAACTCAGCAAATCAATTGGATTGGCCGAAGCGAAGGAACAAATTTAAAATTTTTAATTAAAGATTCTGATTCGGAAGAAGAACAATCTATTGAAGTTTTTACCACTCGCGTTGATACGATTTACGGCGTAACGGCTTTGGTAATCGCGCCCGAGCATAAAATGATTGAGACATTAAAATTAAAAATTAAAAATTTGGAAGAAGTGGAAAAATATATTAAAGCATCTCAAGAAAAATCAGACATGGAAAGAACTGATTTGGCAAAAGAAAAATCAGGCGTCCAATTAAAAGGACTTTTTGCCGTTAATCCGATTAATAAAAAATCAGTGCCGATTTTCCTCGGCGATTATGTGATTGCCGCTTATGGCGGAGGCTCGGTTATGGTTGTGCCGGCTCATGATCAAAGAGATTTTGATTTTGCCCAAAAATACGGATTGGAAATTATTGAGGTAATCAAACCTGACCAAAATCACAAAGCCGCGGAAAAGGGCGCCAATAATGAGTTATTAGAGGCCTTTGAATCAGAGGGAATTTTAATCAATTCGGAAGAATTTTCCAATTTAGCTTCTGCTGAAGCAAGAAAAAAAATCACTGAAAGATTGACTTTGGAAAAATCAGGCGGACTAAAAATAAATTATAAATTGCGAGATTGGGTTTTTTCCCGTCAGCATTATTGGGGAGAACCGATTCCATTGGTTTTCTGTCAAAAATGCGCTGACAAAATAAAAAGTAAGAAACAAGAAGCGGATTGTAAAGAATTTAATCAGGGAGAATTATTAAATCCCGGCTGGACGGCGATTGAAGAAAAAAATTTGCCGGTTGAGTTGCCTTATCTTAAAAAATATCAGCCGTCAGGAACAGGTGAATCGCCACTCAGCAAATGCGAGAATTGGATAAAAGTGAAATGTCCGCGATGCGGCGCTTGGGCGAGAAGAGAAACCGACACCATGCCGAATTGGGCCGGTTCAAATTGGTATTTTATCCGTTATCTTGATTCCAAAAATGACAAAACTTTAGCCAGTCCGGAAAAAATGAAATATTGGTTGCCGGTTGATATTTATAATGGCGGAATGGAACACACAACTTTGCATCTTCTTTATTCCCGTTATTGGTATAAATTTTTATATGACATTGGCCTCGCGGAAAGCAATGAACCTTATTTTAAGAGAAGATCACACGGAATGATTCTGGCAGAAGATGGCAGGAAAATGAGTAAAAGTTTTTCCAATGTTGTTAACCCGAATGAGATCGTCAAAAAATATGGCGCTGATACTCTGCGGCTTTATGAAATGTTTATGGGACCGTATGATCAGCCGATTGCTTGGAACACTCAAACTATTGAAGGGGTTTGGCGTTTTATAAATCGGGTATGGAATTTAGCTTCTCAAACAAATTTAAAATCAGATGTTAAAAATGACGACTTGGAGTGTTTGATGCATCAGACAATAAAAAAAGTAAGCGAGAATATTGAGAATTTTAAATTCAACACCACGGTTGCCTTTCTAATGGAATATTTGAATGTTCTGGAAAAATCTCCGAATATCTCCGGCATTAAAACTTTACTTTTATTATTATCTCCTATTACTCCCCATCTTTGTGACGAACTTTGGTCTAAAATTAATGGTGGTAAAAAAAGTATTTTTCAAGAAAAATGGCCGGAATTTGATTCTCGATTAGTCAAAGAAAAAGATTTTATTTTAGTTGTTCAAATTAACGGTAAAATGAGAGATTCAATTAAAACTCATATTGGCATTACTGAAGAAGAAGCAAGTCGGATTGCTCTTAATAGTCAGAAAATTCAGAAATTTTTGAACGGACAAAAAATTAAAAAAACAATTTTTATCGCCGGAAGATTAATTAATTTAGTGGTTTAA
- a CDS encoding YifB family Mg chelatase-like AAA ATPase: MLAKILSAVNVGIESNLVEVEVDIASGFPCFDIVGLPDRAIEESKMRVRSAIINSGLKFLPDPRKKRLTINLAPADVKKEGSVYDLPMAVGILIASNQIPADFLKEKSLFVGELALNGELRHSKGVLPMAILAAEKGIKNIFLPSSNAQEAALIENENFKIYPLDSLDSLISHLTGQKIIKPFIGENINVLEKETEYEFDMAYVKGQEQAKRALEIAAAGGHNILMSGAPGSGKTLLAKTIPSILPKMSKEEILDVTKIYSVAGLLTEGELKFERPFRSPHHTISDVAMVGGGQIPKPGEISLAHRGVLFLDEVPEFSRHVLESLRQPLEDGIISISRARGALVFPSKFILIAAQNPCPCGYYRDPEKPCRCGIGEITKYRKKISGPLLDRIDLHLEIPRLKFEKLTNEKVAESSKEIRKRVEKAREIQTKRFKNDSSKKKVLTNAEMTLPQLKKFCQVDDKSHELLKKAIDQFALSTRAYHRILKVSRTIADLAGDKEITFNHIAEAIQYRTKLEEVL, from the coding sequence ATGTTAGCGAAAATTCTTTCGGCAGTTAATGTCGGAATAGAATCAAATTTAGTGGAAGTTGAAGTGGATATTGCAAGCGGATTTCCTTGTTTTGATATTGTCGGCTTGCCGGATCGGGCCATTGAAGAATCAAAAATGAGAGTTCGCTCGGCCATTATTAATTCCGGCTTGAAATTTTTACCGGATCCGCGCAAAAAACGTTTAACAATTAATTTGGCGCCGGCTGATGTGAAAAAAGAAGGCTCGGTTTATGATTTGCCCATGGCGGTTGGAATTTTAATCGCTTCAAATCAGATCCCGGCCGATTTTTTAAAAGAGAAGAGTTTATTTGTCGGCGAATTGGCTTTAAACGGCGAGCTTCGTCATTCTAAAGGGGTTTTACCAATGGCGATTTTAGCCGCGGAAAAAGGCATCAAAAATATTTTTTTGCCTTCTTCTAATGCTCAAGAGGCGGCTTTGATAGAAAATGAAAATTTTAAAATTTATCCGCTTGATTCTTTGGATTCTTTAATCAGTCATTTGACCGGACAAAAAATAATCAAACCTTTTATCGGCGAAAATATTAATGTTTTGGAGAAAGAAACAGAATATGAATTTGATATGGCTTATGTCAAAGGCCAAGAACAGGCAAAAAGAGCCTTGGAAATCGCGGCAGCCGGCGGACACAATATTTTGATGAGCGGCGCGCCGGGTTCAGGAAAAACTCTTTTGGCAAAAACTATACCTTCAATTTTGCCGAAAATGTCCAAAGAAGAAATTTTAGATGTAACAAAAATTTACAGCGTGGCCGGACTTTTAACAGAAGGCGAACTGAAATTTGAAAGACCTTTTCGATCTCCTCATCACACTATTTCTGACGTAGCCATGGTTGGCGGAGGACAAATCCCCAAACCGGGTGAAATCAGCTTGGCTCATCGGGGAGTTTTATTTTTAGACGAAGTGCCGGAATTTTCCCGTCATGTTTTGGAAAGTTTGCGCCAGCCGTTGGAAGATGGCATAATTTCCATTTCCCGAGCCAGGGGCGCTTTGGTTTTTCCATCAAAATTTATTTTAATTGCCGCTCAAAATCCTTGTCCTTGCGGATATTATCGCGATCCGGAAAAACCATGCCGCTGCGGTATTGGCGAAATTACAAAATATCGTAAAAAAATATCCGGGCCGTTGTTGGACCGAATTGATTTGCACTTGGAAATTCCCCGTCTTAAATTTGAAAAATTAACCAATGAAAAAGTTGCTGAAAGTTCAAAAGAAATCAGAAAAAGAGTGGAAAAAGCGAGAGAAATTCAAACAAAAAGATTTAAAAATGATTCATCCAAGAAAAAAGTTTTAACCAATGCCGAAATGACTTTGCCGCAATTGAAAAAATTCTGTCAAGTTGACGATAAAAGCCACGAATTATTGAAAAAAGCCATTGATCAATTTGCTTTGTCAACGCGCGCTTATCATCGGATTTTAAAAGTTTCCCGAACCATTGCCGATTTGGCCGGCGACAAAGAAATTACTTTTAATCATATTGCCGAAGCCATTCAATATAGGACAAAATTAGAAGAAGTATTATAG
- a CDS encoding LysM peptidoglycan-binding domain-containing protein: MKKPLENNYLKVFLNNLWSNVQSGLANLGKAIIGRILYISHFCLRHRDKIITGEFALVAVIAFFIIFSSLEMKNLYENSNHENLITSITNQDKIIVKAQNNFNNQASSDKKEADFHIAGNRMLANSDISLTLGGSTLITPETEFNDSMPNTRTEVEKYVIEAGDTIYTIAQKFGINITSILAANNLTLRSANLIRPGQTLSILPIDGLTHKVKSGETLDQIARKYKASINDIVDFNGLADASDILANDILIIPYGSQPSAPPPVVPKPQVVQPRFEKTELVTTSPNYNSWLRNTKCHKFYNGQCTSYVAYKWATDLGKCVAWSGNAKDWLGNARQRGFKIGDDPQKGAVVSLCEAGRGCCGRSSYCWGHVAYVESFNNDTITFTEMNHPTPWRVTQRTINRNDVRILGYIYAE, encoded by the coding sequence ATGAAAAAACCTCTTGAAAACAATTATCTTAAGGTTTTTCTGAACAATTTGTGGTCCAATGTTCAATCAGGCTTGGCCAATCTGGGAAAAGCGATTATCGGGAGAATACTTTACATCTCTCATTTTTGCCTTAGACACCGTGATAAAATAATAACGGGCGAATTTGCTTTAGTGGCGGTAATCGCCTTTTTTATTATTTTCTCATCTTTGGAAATGAAAAATCTTTATGAAAACTCCAATCATGAAAATTTGATTACCTCTATTACCAATCAAGATAAAATTATTGTTAAGGCTCAAAATAATTTTAACAATCAAGCCTCTTCCGATAAGAAGGAGGCTGATTTTCATATTGCCGGCAATAGAATGCTGGCAAATTCTGATATTTCTTTAACCCTGGGCGGCAGCACTTTAATTACTCCTGAGACAGAATTTAATGACTCAATGCCAAACACCAGAACAGAGGTTGAAAAATATGTCATTGAAGCAGGGGATACTATTTATACTATTGCTCAAAAATTCGGCATTAATATCACTTCCATTCTTGCGGCAAACAATTTAACGCTTCGTTCGGCAAATCTTATCAGACCCGGACAAACACTTTCTATTTTGCCTATCGACGGTTTAACTCATAAAGTCAAATCGGGTGAAACTTTGGATCAAATCGCTAGAAAATATAAAGCGTCAATAAATGATATCGTTGATTTCAACGGCTTGGCCGATGCTTCTGATATTTTAGCAAATGATATTTTAATTATTCCTTACGGATCTCAACCTTCAGCACCTCCGCCGGTAGTGCCAAAACCTCAAGTTGTTCAACCTCGTTTTGAAAAAACAGAATTGGTAACAACTTCACCAAACTACAATTCTTGGTTAAGAAACACAAAATGCCACAAATTTTATAACGGTCAATGTACTTCTTATGTAGCTTATAAATGGGCAACCGATCTCGGCAAATGTGTCGCTTGGAGCGGTAATGCCAAAGACTGGCTCGGTAACGCCAGACAGCGAGGATTTAAAATTGGAGATGATCCTCAAAAAGGAGCCGTTGTTTCTTTATGTGAGGCCGGCCGCGGTTGTTGTGGAAGAAGTTCCTATTGTTGGGGACACGTTGCTTATGTTGAATCTTTTAACAATGACACTATTACTTTTACTGAGATGAATCATCCTACTCCTTGGCGCGTCACCCAGAGAACAATTAACCGTAATGATGTGCGTATTTTGGGTTATATTTACGCGGAGTAA
- a CDS encoding helix-turn-helix domain-containing protein, with product MNTLKEQLTKFGLAEKESAVYLAALELGAGTPMEISKKSGVKRPTTYLILDLLAEKGLVTRSLKERTQVFIAQPPKKILNSLNEQILDFQSLLPQLMAIHNLEKQKPKIMIFEGEDAPDRAYQDILEYQGEILFISTISEADKRYPKMAKPFEKKQKNKNFSVREILFDEPVAKDYTKRNQGPFHQIRFLPKNIKPSGSDLGIVGDKILLGSLQDEIFIVSIEDKKIANFVRILFDLTWQGLANKGL from the coding sequence ATGAACACTTTAAAGGAACAATTAACTAAATTCGGTCTGGCGGAAAAAGAATCAGCTGTTTATTTGGCTGCCTTGGAACTTGGCGCCGGCACGCCCATGGAAATCAGCAAAAAAAGCGGAGTCAAACGTCCAACTACTTATTTAATTTTGGATTTACTGGCCGAAAAAGGATTAGTCACCCGCTCGCTCAAAGAACGGACCCAAGTTTTTATCGCCCAGCCGCCAAAAAAAATTTTAAATTCTTTAAATGAACAAATTTTGGATTTTCAAAGTTTATTGCCTCAATTAATGGCTATCCATAATTTAGAAAAACAAAAACCAAAAATTATGATTTTTGAAGGCGAGGACGCGCCGGATCGGGCTTATCAGGATATCTTAGAATATCAGGGTGAAATATTATTTATTAGTACAATAAGCGAGGCTGACAAACGATACCCCAAAATGGCCAAACCTTTTGAAAAAAAACAGAAAAATAAAAACTTCTCGGTTAGAGAAATTTTATTTGACGAGCCGGTTGCTAAAGATTATACTAAAAGAAATCAAGGGCCGTTTCACCAAATTCGTTTTTTGCCTAAAAATATAAAACCGTCTGGCAGTGATCTAGGTATTGTCGGCGATAAAATTTTACTCGGTTCTCTGCAAGATGAAATTTTCATTGTTTCCATTGAAGATAAAAAAATCGCCAATTTTGTCAGAATTTTATTTGATTTAACCTGGCAAGGTTTGGCAAACAAGGGCCTATAG
- the speE gene encoding polyamine aminopropyltransferase, with the protein MKKKKYTFEFHPTGKILEGKKANFNYAYGFAYDKLIYKGKTKYQKIELFDTPWLGKLLKLDGYFQTSEKDEFFYHEAMTQPALFSHPNPKKVLIIGGGDGGILKQVLAHRSIEKVIMVEIDKEVIDFSKKYLKFIHKNSFKNPKAEIIVGDGKKFVEETKEKFDVIISDLTDPIGPSKALYTRSFYQKISSKLGKNGIFMTHLDLVTTRPELSKWIYKNLKSVFKFSSVFASYIPLYGSLMAFGINSNYIDATKIKNEIIQKRLKERKVKNLKWYYPKIHQAIFALPVYLKKLFKI; encoded by the coding sequence ATGAAGAAGAAAAAATATACATTTGAATTTCATCCCACGGGAAAAATTCTTGAGGGCAAAAAAGCGAATTTTAATTATGCTTACGGTTTTGCTTATGACAAACTTATTTATAAAGGCAAAACCAAATATCAGAAAATTGAACTTTTTGACACGCCGTGGCTGGGCAAATTATTGAAATTGGACGGTTATTTCCAAACCTCTGAAAAAGATGAATTTTTTTATCACGAAGCAATGACGCAACCGGCTTTGTTCTCGCATCCCAATCCGAAAAAAGTTTTGATTATCGGCGGCGGAGATGGCGGAATTTTAAAGCAAGTTTTGGCGCATCGATCAATTGAGAAAGTAATAATGGTGGAAATAGACAAGGAAGTGATTGATTTTTCCAAAAAATATTTAAAATTTATCCACAAAAATTCATTTAAAAATCCTAAAGCTGAAATTATTGTCGGAGACGGGAAAAAATTTGTGGAAGAAACAAAAGAAAAATTTGATGTGATTATTTCCGATTTGACCGATCCGATTGGTCCGTCAAAAGCGCTTTATACAAGAAGTTTTTATCAGAAAATCTCATCAAAACTGGGGAAAAACGGCATTTTTATGACACATTTGGATTTGGTGACCACTCGGCCGGAATTATCAAAATGGATTTATAAAAATTTAAAATCTGTTTTTAAATTTTCTTCGGTTTTTGCTTCTTATATCCCTCTTTATGGATCTTTAATGGCTTTCGGTATTAACAGCAATTATATTGACGCGACAAAAATAAAAAATGAAATTATTCAAAAAAGATTAAAAGAACGCAAGGTGAAAAATTTGAAATGGTATTATCCGAAAATTCATCAGGCGATTTTTGCCTTGCCGGTTTATCTTAAAAAGCTATTTAAAATTTAA
- the speD gene encoding adenosylmethionine decarboxylase: protein MKKNKVIHLKRSYRIGREIIADMKGCDARIINDEQLLKRLVQEAIHKTDHHLLSLVSKKFSPVGITIVGILAESHISVHTYPEIGYVGIDIFTCGANKPEPILDYLKEKIGAKDVSWTFIKRGTMRQWKTILQSEGFRREIEVIKTIHKRQTPYQNLELVKTKKLGTCLFSNGILQYATTDSNFYDDQMLKKLKLIKAESVLIIGGGDCSVLKKIIPNKHLKDIYMFEQDQQVVEIAKKYLGANKVLRDPRLKMFYGDALETIPYLKDKKIDYAVVDIISESETKFKKFYNEMMKLLHEIKVPAWSACAGNILETQKLKCIKNSAEKFYDHIIMEDKWFLSGGMTRFLFGEKLRK from the coding sequence ATGAAAAAAAATAAAGTTATTCATTTAAAAAGAAGTTATCGCATCGGCCGCGAAATTATCGCCGATATGAAGGGCTGCGACGCGCGAATCATTAATGATGAGCAGCTTTTAAAAAGATTGGTTCAGGAAGCTATCCACAAAACAGACCATCATTTATTAAGTTTGGTCTCCAAAAAGTTTTCACCGGTCGGAATAACGATTGTCGGAATTTTAGCCGAAAGCCATATCAGCGTGCATACTTATCCGGAAATCGGCTATGTCGGCATTGATATTTTTACTTGCGGCGCGAATAAACCAGAGCCGATCCTTGATTATTTAAAGGAAAAAATCGGCGCCAAAGATGTAAGTTGGACGTTTATTAAAAGAGGAACAATGCGTCAATGGAAGACAATTTTGCAAAGTGAAGGATTCAGGCGTGAAATTGAGGTGATAAAAACAATTCATAAACGACAAACTCCATATCAAAATTTGGAATTGGTTAAAACAAAAAAACTCGGTACCTGTCTTTTTTCAAACGGTATTTTGCAATATGCAACAACTGATTCAAATTTTTATGATGATCAAATGTTAAAAAAATTAAAACTTATCAAGGCGGAATCGGTTTTGATTATCGGCGGCGGAGATTGTTCGGTTCTGAAAAAAATAATTCCGAATAAGCATTTGAAAGACATTTATATGTTTGAGCAAGATCAGCAAGTGGTGGAAATTGCCAAAAAATATTTGGGAGCAAATAAGGTTTTGAGAGATCCGCGTTTGAAAATGTTTTACGGCGACGCACTTGAAACCATTCCCTATTTGAAAGACAAAAAAATTGACTACGCGGTGGTGGATATTATTTCAGAATCAGAAACAAAATTTAAAAAATTCTACAACGAAATGATGAAATTGCTGCATGAAATAAAGGTTCCGGCTTGGTCGGCTTGCGCGGGAAATATTTTGGAAACGCAAAAACTGAAATGCATTAAAAATTCAGCCGAAAAATTTTATGATCATATTATCATGGAAGATAAATGGTTTTTGTCCGGCGGAATGACAAGATTTTTATTCGGTGAAAAACTGAGAAAATAA
- a CDS encoding MazG nucleotide pyrophosphohydrolase domain-containing protein has protein sequence MKKYQKELDKWFKENDWKYWSQLSILARLYEECGEFARLVNHLYGDKPKRDEEKKQELEEEIGDIIYTLICFANSNNVDLDKAIRKSFNKVVKRDKNRYK, from the coding sequence ATGAAAAAATATCAAAAAGAATTGGACAAATGGTTTAAAGAAAACGACTGGAAATACTGGTCTCAGTTGTCAATTTTGGCGCGGCTTTACGAAGAATGCGGCGAATTCGCGAGATTAGTTAATCATCTTTACGGCGACAAGCCGAAAAGAGATGAAGAAAAGAAACAAGAGCTGGAAGAAGAAATCGGCGATATAATTTATACGCTGATTTGTTTTGCCAATTCAAATAATGTTGATTTGGACAAAGCAATCAGAAAAAGTTTTAATAAAGTTGTCAAAAGAGACAAAAATAGATACAAATAA
- a CDS encoding DUF5698 domain-containing protein, with the protein MHYYLIIYYLAGVLQDFLLTLNWRYINKEKVVPAAIFSFAVTVVSMLVLYNILTRLDNERSIIAIMVYAAGVATGTILGMKTKIGSKK; encoded by the coding sequence ATGCATTATTATCTTATAATTTATTACTTAGCTGGCGTTTTGCAGGATTTTTTGTTAACTCTTAATTGGCGATATATCAATAAAGAAAAAGTTGTTCCCGCGGCTATTTTTTCTTTTGCCGTGACAGTTGTATCAATGCTCGTGCTTTATAATATTTTAACTCGGCTTGATAATGAAAGAAGTATAATAGCAATTATGGTTTATGCGGCGGGCGTCGCAACCGGAACAATTCTCGGCATGAAAACCAAAATTGGTTCTAAAAAATAA